A genomic window from Sporosarcina sp. Marseille-Q4063 includes:
- the yhfH gene encoding protein YhfH produces the protein MREKEITRMSAEKECPECGEKFIEEVESVVYECERCIGRHEQ, from the coding sequence ATGAGAGAAAAAGAAATCACTAGGATGTCTGCAGAGAAAGAATGTCCAGAATGCGGAGAAAAATTTATCGAAGAAGTTGAATCAGTCGTTTATGAGTGTGAACGTTGTATCGGTAGGCATGAACAATAA
- a CDS encoding ParM/StbA family protein, whose product MTKSRIAAIDVGNDSLKGIFGKLEAELNIPNVIAQDIEDRPVIGIEELDKQESIDGIHIRLHSPALRDNNSIYRVGNLAAKSGNSTELDPGSNKSEEDQTLVMLFAALALDAANEENSEVFKRKDNVIEATYTLGTGLPLREVKEGKDVGYRSQLLGSVHQVEFLVTPKYQGIKVNIKFDEVKVYPEGFAAFINLVMDNDLNVINKELIDKQILIQDIGGLSTDVAVIKNRKVDDDKAQGFNLGVSESLDAIREEIYARHEVELDSRMDVVDILTRKNDRNHIMVRGSRTNVHDIVDRILLDLAKKQYRHLRNTWARNSQTEICYFIGGGSIVLKDYLKTLNNSLDGYNIDFFEDEKESVWMMANAYYKLITDFAKKNQKEEPKAQPKAEEKATAKTK is encoded by the coding sequence TTGACAAAATCACGCATTGCAGCAATTGACGTTGGAAATGATTCGCTAAAAGGTATTTTTGGAAAATTAGAAGCAGAACTTAATATCCCGAATGTTATTGCACAGGATATCGAAGATCGTCCGGTTATCGGAATTGAAGAGCTTGACAAACAAGAATCGATTGATGGTATTCATATTCGTTTGCACTCCCCTGCATTAAGAGATAACAACTCGATTTACCGTGTCGGGAATTTAGCTGCGAAAAGCGGCAATTCTACTGAACTTGATCCAGGGAGCAACAAATCTGAAGAAGATCAAACGCTAGTCATGTTATTTGCGGCACTGGCATTGGATGCGGCTAATGAAGAGAACAGTGAAGTTTTCAAGCGCAAAGATAATGTCATCGAAGCAACTTACACTTTAGGGACAGGTCTTCCGCTAAGAGAAGTTAAGGAAGGGAAAGACGTTGGTTATCGTTCCCAATTGCTTGGATCAGTTCACCAAGTAGAGTTTTTAGTGACACCTAAATATCAAGGTATTAAAGTAAATATCAAATTTGATGAAGTTAAAGTTTATCCGGAAGGGTTTGCGGCATTTATTAACCTTGTTATGGACAATGACTTGAATGTCATCAATAAAGAATTGATTGACAAACAAATTTTGATTCAAGATATCGGTGGTCTTTCAACGGATGTGGCAGTCATTAAAAACCGTAAAGTTGATGATGATAAAGCGCAAGGCTTTAACTTGGGCGTATCAGAGTCACTTGATGCGATTCGCGAAGAAATCTATGCTAGACATGAAGTTGAATTAGATAGCCGGATGGATGTCGTGGATATCCTTACGCGCAAAAATGACCGCAACCATATCATGGTGAGAGGTAGCCGGACAAACGTGCATGATATCGTGGACCGGATTCTCTTGGATTTAGCGAAGAAGCAATATCGTCATTTACGTAATACATGGGCAAGAAATTCTCAAACTGAAATTTGCTATTTCATTGGCGGAGGGTCAATCGTTCTTAAAGATTACCTGAAAACGTTGAATAATAGCTTGGATGGTTATAACATCGATTTCTTTGAAGATGAAAAAGAAAGCGTTTGGATGATGGCGAATGCTTATTACAAACTGATTACAGATTTTGCTAAAAAGAATCAAAAAGAAGAACCGAAAGCACAACCGAAGGCAGAAGAAAAAGCAACAGCTAAAACAAAATAG
- a CDS encoding P1 family peptidase, translated as MNEPKKVRNRGITIGRLSVGMKNCITDVEGVKVGHVTIDKPLNGNEYAATGVTAILPHGDNLFENKVVGATYILNGFGKTTGLVQIEELGLIESPIMLTNTFGVPSVTQGTLQYMLEETPEIGDTTGTINIVVGECNDSRLNSIRTLPVKPSDAIAAIKGATHNSSLEGAVGAGKGMICFGYKGGIGTSSRTVKDESSGKTYTVGCLVLSNFGEKEDFQIEKYKLANQQEVPAYPKSADGSIMIVLATDAPVDSRQLRRIAKRCGIGLGRTGSHFSNGSGDIVIAFSTAQKIKHSSSESVESSLHLREDQAIMNDLFLAAAEVTEEAILNSLSQAVTTTGRMGNIVHAYPFT; from the coding sequence ATGAATGAACCGAAGAAAGTTCGAAACCGAGGAATAACGATTGGGCGGCTATCTGTTGGAATGAAAAACTGTATTACGGATGTAGAAGGTGTAAAGGTCGGGCATGTCACGATTGATAAACCGTTGAACGGGAATGAATATGCTGCGACGGGCGTGACAGCCATTTTGCCGCACGGAGATAATTTATTTGAAAATAAAGTAGTCGGCGCGACTTATATTCTGAATGGTTTTGGAAAAACAACGGGGCTTGTTCAAATAGAAGAATTAGGTCTTATTGAATCGCCGATTATGTTAACAAATACATTTGGAGTACCTTCGGTGACTCAAGGGACGCTTCAATATATGTTGGAAGAAACCCCGGAAATTGGTGACACGACTGGAACGATTAATATAGTCGTCGGGGAATGCAATGACAGCCGATTGAATTCGATTCGGACGCTTCCGGTAAAACCAAGTGATGCGATAGCTGCCATTAAAGGAGCGACGCACAATTCTTCATTGGAAGGGGCGGTTGGCGCTGGAAAAGGGATGATTTGCTTCGGTTATAAAGGTGGTATCGGTACTTCTTCGAGAACTGTTAAAGATGAGTCATCAGGAAAAACCTACACAGTTGGTTGTCTCGTTCTCAGTAATTTCGGTGAGAAAGAAGATTTTCAGATTGAAAAGTATAAATTGGCTAATCAACAAGAAGTTCCAGCCTATCCCAAATCAGCGGATGGATCTATCATGATTGTACTGGCTACAGATGCGCCGGTGGATAGCAGGCAGTTGCGAAGAATCGCGAAAAGATGCGGAATCGGGCTCGGCAGGACTGGCAGTCATTTTAGTAATGGAAGCGGAGACATCGTCATTGCTTTTTCGACAGCTCAGAAAATAAAGCATTCTTCCTCGGAAAGTGTCGAAAGCAGTTTGCATTTAAGAGAAGATCAGGCGATTATGAATGATCTTTTCCTTGCTGCCGCTGAAGTTACTGAAGAAGCGATATTGAATTCTTTGTCGCAAGCAGTAACTACAACGGGGCGTATGGGGAATATTGTTCATGCCTATCCGTTTACTTAA
- a CDS encoding malate synthase G produces the protein MTNYVKVNDLQVSQVLYEFVNSEALPDTGLDQQKFWSDFSTLIHELSPENKQLLVKREKLQKQINNWHKQHQQSFDYEKYKAFLLEIGYLEPKVEEFKVSTADVDSEVAIQAGPQLVVPVDNARYALNAANARWGSLYDALYGTDVISEDNGAEASEKYNPVRGKKVVDFSKQFLDEHVALANASHAKVEKYAIVDGKLSAKLENGEEAGLKDAEKLVGHQGPPEEPTAILLVNNGLHIEIQIDRTHPIGKDDAAGVKDVYLEAALSTLMDCEDSIAAVDAEDKVGVYRNWLGLMKGDLAVTFERGGKTIRRTLNPDRIYTSLNGESITLSGRSLMYVRNVGHLMTNHAILDKEGEEVPEGILDGVLTTLIAKHNLSHQEFKNSTHGSIYIVKPKMHGSKEAAFANKLFDRIEDILDLQRHTLKIGLMDEERRTSLNLKACINEVKERIAFINTGFLDRTGDEIHTSMEAGVMIRKNEMKTANWLQAYETSNVVVGIDSGLPGRAQIGKGMWAMPDLMAAMLEQKVAHPKAGANTAWVPSPTAATLHALHYHQVDVGEVQKGIESSLDLQDEILQIPLAEKPIWSPEEVQAELDNNAQGILGYVVRWVDQGVGCSKVPDINNVGLMEDRATLRISSQHIANWLHHGICSKEQVIETMKRMAKVVDGQNAADPLYRPMAPNFDESVAFAAACDLVLQGIDQPNGYTEPILHKRRIEAKAKERIIV, from the coding sequence ATGACAAATTACGTTAAAGTCAATGATCTTCAAGTTTCGCAAGTACTCTATGAATTCGTTAATTCAGAAGCGTTACCTGATACTGGACTCGATCAACAGAAATTTTGGTCAGATTTTAGTACTTTGATTCATGAACTATCACCGGAAAATAAGCAATTATTAGTGAAACGCGAGAAATTACAAAAACAGATTAATAACTGGCATAAACAACACCAACAGTCCTTTGACTATGAAAAGTATAAAGCTTTTCTACTGGAAATTGGCTATCTTGAACCAAAAGTCGAAGAATTTAAAGTGTCGACAGCCGATGTAGACAGTGAGGTCGCTATACAGGCCGGACCGCAGTTAGTTGTACCAGTAGACAATGCCCGTTATGCGCTAAACGCCGCAAATGCCCGTTGGGGGAGCCTCTACGACGCGCTTTACGGAACAGACGTAATTAGTGAGGACAACGGAGCGGAAGCTAGCGAAAAATACAATCCTGTACGCGGTAAGAAAGTAGTCGACTTTTCGAAACAATTTTTAGACGAACATGTAGCATTAGCGAATGCTTCCCATGCGAAAGTGGAGAAATATGCAATTGTTGACGGTAAATTGTCGGCGAAACTTGAGAATGGGGAAGAAGCAGGATTGAAAGATGCCGAGAAGTTGGTAGGGCATCAAGGACCGCCTGAAGAACCAACAGCTATATTATTGGTGAATAACGGCCTGCATATTGAAATCCAAATTGATCGTACGCATCCTATAGGTAAAGACGATGCAGCGGGTGTGAAAGATGTTTATTTAGAAGCTGCACTCTCAACACTTATGGATTGCGAAGATTCAATTGCTGCGGTCGATGCGGAAGATAAAGTAGGTGTCTATCGGAACTGGTTAGGTTTAATGAAAGGGGACCTGGCGGTTACTTTTGAACGGGGTGGTAAGACGATTAGGCGTACATTAAATCCAGATCGCATATATACATCTCTAAATGGTGAATCGATTACATTATCCGGCCGTTCCCTCATGTACGTTCGAAATGTAGGCCATTTAATGACCAATCATGCAATATTGGACAAAGAGGGAGAAGAGGTTCCTGAAGGGATTCTAGATGGAGTTCTTACTACGTTAATTGCGAAACATAACTTATCTCATCAGGAATTCAAAAACTCTACTCACGGTTCTATTTATATTGTTAAACCAAAAATGCATGGATCTAAAGAAGCGGCCTTTGCAAATAAGCTGTTTGACCGTATTGAAGATATTCTGGACTTGCAGCGTCATACATTAAAAATTGGCCTCATGGATGAAGAGCGACGTACATCGCTGAACTTGAAAGCGTGTATTAATGAAGTGAAAGAAAGAATCGCATTCATTAACACGGGTTTCTTGGACCGTACAGGTGATGAGATTCACACGTCTATGGAAGCCGGCGTAATGATTCGTAAAAATGAAATGAAAACTGCAAATTGGCTACAAGCGTATGAAACATCGAACGTAGTTGTTGGAATTGATAGCGGATTACCTGGACGTGCACAAATTGGTAAAGGCATGTGGGCGATGCCGGATTTAATGGCAGCAATGTTAGAGCAAAAGGTTGCCCATCCTAAAGCTGGCGCGAATACTGCATGGGTACCGTCTCCAACGGCAGCAACCTTACATGCGCTCCATTACCATCAAGTGGATGTTGGGGAAGTTCAAAAAGGCATCGAAAGTTCGCTAGATTTACAAGATGAGATTCTACAAATTCCATTAGCTGAAAAGCCTATTTGGTCTCCAGAAGAAGTTCAAGCAGAACTCGATAATAATGCGCAAGGTATTTTAGGTTATGTCGTACGATGGGTAGACCAAGGCGTGGGTTGTTCGAAGGTTCCAGATATTAATAATGTTGGGTTGATGGAAGACCGTGCCACACTGCGGATTTCAAGTCAGCATATCGCAAACTGGCTGCACCACGGAATTTGTTCAAAAGAACAAGTGATTGAAACGATGAAACGCATGGCCAAGGTAGTAGACGGGCAAAATGCAGCTGATCCATTATATCGTCCGATGGCACCTAACTTCGACGAATCTGTCGCATTTGCCGCGGCTTGTGATTTAGTCTTGCAAGGGATAGACCAGCCAAATGGTTATACTGAACCCATTTTACACAAACGCCGGATTGAGGCGAAAGCGAAGGAAAGAATTATTGTATAA